A genomic region of Saccopteryx bilineata isolate mSacBil1 chromosome 1, mSacBil1_pri_phased_curated, whole genome shotgun sequence contains the following coding sequences:
- the LOC136320805 gene encoding olfactory receptor 5M8, whose protein sequence is MRRNFTCVTEFILLGLTNRLELQILLFLLFLAIYLATVAGNVGMIVLIQGNARLHTPMYFFLSHLSFVDLCFSSSVTPKMLEIFLSEKKTISYPACLVQCYLFIALVHVEIYILAVMAFDRYMAICNPLLYGIKMSKSVCISLIMVPYVYGALTGLMETMWTYHLVFCGPNEINHFYCADPPLIKLACSDTTNKELSMFVVAGCNLSFSLLIILISYLYIFPAILRIRSTEGRRKAFSTCGSHLTAVTIFYVTLFFMYLRPPSQESVEQGKMVAVFYTTVIPMLNPMIYSLRNKDVKEALTRELLRKKLFS, encoded by the coding sequence ATGAGAAGAAACTTCACCTGCGTGACAGAGTTCATTCTCCTTGGACTGACCAATCGCCTGGAACTGCAGATTCTGCTGTTCCTGCTGTTTCTGGCCATTTACTTGGCCACAGTGGCAGGGAATGTGGGCATGATCGTACTCATCCAGGGCAATGCCCGGCTGCACACGCCCATGTACTTTTTCCTGAGCCACTTATCCTTTGTGGACCTGTGCTTCTCTTCCAGTGTGACCCCAAAGATGTTGGAGATTTTCTTGTCAGAGAAGAAAACCATTTCCTATCCTGCTTGTCTGGTGCAGTGTTACCTTTTTATTGCTTTAGTCCATGTGGAGATCTATATCCTGGCTGTGATGGCCTTTGATCGATACATGGCCATCTGTAACCCTCTGCTTTATGGCATCAAAATGTCCAAGAGTGTGTGCATATCCCTTATCATGGTGCCTTATGTGTACGGAGCACTCACGGGGCTGATGGAGACCATGTGGACCTACCACCTAGTCTTCTGTGGCCCCAATGAAATTAATCACTTCTATTGCGCTGACCCGCCACTGATTAAGCTGGCTTGTTCTGACACCACCAACAAAGAGTTGTCCATGTTTGTTGTGGCTGGATGtaatctctccttttctctccttattATCCTGATTTcctatctttatatttttcctgCTATCTTGAGGATTCGTTCCACAGAAGGTAGGCGCAAGGCTTTCTCTACCTGTGGctcccatctgacagctgtcaccATATTCTATGTAACTCTCTTCTTCATGTATCTGAGACCCCCCTCACAGGAATCTGTGGAACAGGGGAAAATGGTGGCTGTATTTTATACCACGGTAATTCCCATGTTGAACCCCATGATTTATAGCCTCAGAAATAAAGATGTAAAAGAAGCATTAACCAGAGAACTGTTAAggaaaaaactattttcttaa